A region from the Streptomyces sp. 3214.6 genome encodes:
- a CDS encoding LLM class F420-dependent oxidoreductase, whose protein sequence is MRIAVTIFLTDETITPTRLARELEQRGFAGLYLPEHTHIPVERTTPYPAGGDLPREYGRTLDPFVALGQAAAVTETLGLGTGITLVAQHDPIDLAKQIATVDHLSGGRLTLGLGYGWNVEEAADHGVEWRTRRELVRDRMRLMQALWAEEPTAYEGEYGGVRASTAYPKPVQKPRGPVTGPRTLVGGAAGPKLFSHICEYADGWLPIGGRGLSESLPALRTAWADAGREPSALQVVPYAVQPSPGKLAHYAELGIEEVVVQLPPAGEAEVLGLLDGFAPYL, encoded by the coding sequence ATGCGCATCGCCGTCACGATCTTCCTCACTGACGAGACGATCACCCCCACCCGCCTCGCCCGTGAGCTGGAGCAGCGCGGCTTCGCCGGGCTCTACCTGCCCGAGCACACGCACATCCCGGTCGAGCGGACCACCCCCTACCCCGCGGGCGGCGACCTGCCCCGCGAGTACGGCCGCACCCTCGACCCCTTCGTCGCCCTCGGCCAGGCGGCGGCGGTGACGGAGACGCTCGGTCTCGGCACCGGCATCACTCTCGTCGCCCAGCACGACCCGATCGACCTCGCCAAGCAGATCGCGACCGTCGACCACCTCTCCGGCGGCCGGCTCACCCTGGGCCTCGGCTACGGCTGGAACGTGGAGGAGGCCGCCGACCACGGCGTCGAGTGGCGCACCCGCCGCGAACTGGTCCGGGACCGGATGCGGCTGATGCAGGCCCTGTGGGCGGAGGAGCCGACGGCGTACGAGGGCGAGTACGGCGGCGTGCGCGCCAGCACGGCGTACCCCAAGCCCGTGCAGAAGCCGCGCGGACCGGTCACCGGTCCCCGCACCCTCGTCGGCGGGGCCGCGGGCCCGAAGCTGTTCTCGCACATCTGCGAGTACGCCGACGGCTGGCTGCCGATCGGCGGCCGCGGCCTCTCCGAGTCGCTGCCCGCCCTGCGCACGGCCTGGGCGGACGCCGGCCGCGAGCCGTCCGCCCTCCAGGTCGTGCCGTACGCCGTCCAGCCGTCCCCCGGCAAGCTCGCGCACTACGCGGAGCTGGGCATCGAGGAGGTCGTGGTGCAGTTGCCGCCGGCCGGTGAGGCGGAGGTGCTGGGCCTGCTCGACGGGTTCGCGCCCTACCTCTAG
- a CDS encoding bifunctional FO biosynthesis protein CofGH, producing MTTSATSGTGPGPTENSMRRALKRARDGVALDVGEAAVLLQARGEALKDLAASAARVRDAGLAEAGRPGVITYSKSVFIPLTRLCRDKCHYCTFVTVPGKLRRAGHGMFMSPDEVLDIARRGAALGCKEALITLGDKPEERWPEAREWLDAHGYDDTIAYVRAVSIRILEETGLLPHLNPGVMSWTDFQRLKPVAPSMGMMLETTATRLWSEPGGPHHGSPDKEPAVRLRVLEDAGRSSVPFTSGILIGIGETYEERAESLFALRKVSRAYHSIQELIIQNFRAKPDTAMRGMPDAELDELVATVAVARLLLGPGACLQAPPNLVDSEYDRLIGAGIDDWGGVSPLTIDHVNPERPWPQIDELAEKSAAAGFELRERLCVYPEFVRRGEPWLDPRLLPHVRALADPQTGLALPDAVVEGRPWQEPEEVFVPSGRTDLHRTIDTEGRTADRRDDFDEVYGDWAALREAAAPGMVPERIDTDVRAALATAADDPTKLTDAEALALLHADGPALDALTHIADDVRRAAVGDDVTYIVTRNINFTNVCYTGCRFCAFAQRRTDADAYTLSLDQVADRAQQAWELGAVEVCMQGGIHPDLPGTAYFDIARAVKSRVPGMHVHAFSPMEVVNGATRTGMSIREWLTAAKEAGLDSIPGTAAEILDDEVRWVLTKGKLPTATWIEVVTTAHEVGIRSSSTMMYGHVDQPRHWLGHLRTLARLQQQTGGFTEFVTLPFIHTNAPVYLAGISRPGPTMRDNRAVTAMARLLLHPHIPNIQTSWVKLGTEGAAEMLRSGANDLGGTLMEETISRMAGSSYGSYKSVKDLIAVADAAGRPARPRTTLYGEVPQERQRAAAASDGHLPELLPVLD from the coding sequence ATGACGACTTCCGCGACCTCCGGAACCGGCCCCGGCCCCACCGAGAACTCCATGCGTCGCGCTCTCAAACGGGCTCGTGACGGCGTCGCCCTCGATGTCGGTGAGGCGGCCGTGCTGCTTCAGGCGCGCGGCGAGGCGCTGAAGGACCTCGCCGCGTCGGCCGCCCGGGTGCGGGACGCCGGGCTGGCGGAGGCCGGCCGGCCCGGCGTCATCACGTACTCGAAGAGCGTCTTCATCCCCCTCACCAGGCTGTGCCGGGACAAGTGCCACTACTGCACGTTCGTGACCGTCCCCGGCAAGCTGCGCCGGGCGGGCCACGGAATGTTCATGTCCCCGGACGAGGTCCTCGACATCGCCCGTCGCGGCGCCGCCCTCGGCTGCAAGGAAGCCCTCATCACCCTCGGCGACAAGCCGGAGGAACGCTGGCCGGAGGCCAGGGAGTGGCTCGACGCGCACGGCTACGACGACACCATCGCCTACGTCCGCGCCGTCTCCATCCGCATCCTGGAGGAGACGGGGCTGCTCCCGCACCTCAACCCGGGCGTGATGTCGTGGACCGACTTCCAGCGGCTGAAGCCCGTCGCCCCCAGCATGGGCATGATGCTGGAGACGACGGCCACCCGGCTGTGGTCCGAGCCCGGCGGGCCGCACCACGGCTCGCCGGACAAGGAGCCCGCCGTCCGTCTGCGCGTCCTGGAGGACGCCGGCCGCTCCTCCGTCCCCTTCACCTCCGGGATCCTGATCGGCATCGGTGAGACGTACGAGGAGCGCGCGGAGTCCCTGTTCGCGCTCCGGAAGGTCTCCCGTGCCTACCACTCCATCCAGGAGCTGATCATCCAGAACTTCCGCGCCAAGCCGGACACCGCGATGCGCGGCATGCCGGACGCGGAACTCGACGAGCTGGTCGCGACGGTGGCGGTGGCCCGTCTCCTGCTGGGGCCGGGCGCCTGCCTCCAGGCCCCGCCCAACCTGGTCGACAGCGAGTACGACCGGCTCATCGGCGCCGGCATCGACGACTGGGGCGGGGTCTCCCCGCTGACCATCGACCACGTCAACCCCGAGCGCCCCTGGCCGCAGATCGACGAACTCGCCGAGAAGTCCGCGGCGGCCGGTTTCGAACTGCGGGAACGTCTCTGCGTGTACCCGGAGTTCGTCCGGCGGGGCGAGCCCTGGCTGGACCCGCGGCTGCTCCCGCACGTTCGCGCGCTCGCCGACCCGCAGACGGGCCTCGCCCTGCCGGACGCCGTCGTCGAGGGCCGGCCGTGGCAGGAGCCGGAGGAGGTGTTCGTGCCGTCCGGCCGTACGGACCTGCACCGCACCATCGACACCGAGGGCCGCACCGCCGACCGCCGCGACGACTTCGACGAGGTGTACGGCGACTGGGCCGCGCTGCGCGAGGCCGCCGCCCCCGGCATGGTCCCGGAGCGCATCGACACCGACGTACGGGCCGCCCTCGCGACCGCCGCCGACGACCCCACCAAGCTCACCGACGCCGAGGCCCTCGCCCTGCTGCACGCGGACGGCCCGGCGCTGGACGCCCTGACGCACATCGCGGACGACGTCCGCCGCGCGGCCGTCGGCGACGACGTCACCTACATCGTCACGCGGAACATCAACTTCACCAACGTCTGCTACACGGGCTGCCGGTTCTGCGCCTTCGCGCAGCGCCGCACCGACGCCGACGCGTACACGCTCTCCCTCGACCAGGTCGCCGACCGGGCCCAGCAGGCCTGGGAGCTGGGCGCGGTGGAGGTCTGCATGCAGGGCGGCATCCACCCGGACCTGCCCGGCACGGCGTACTTCGACATCGCCCGGGCCGTGAAGTCGCGCGTGCCCGGCATGCATGTGCACGCGTTCTCGCCGATGGAGGTCGTCAACGGCGCGACCCGCACCGGCATGTCGATCCGCGAGTGGCTGACGGCGGCGAAGGAGGCGGGCCTCGACTCCATTCCGGGCACGGCGGCGGAGATCCTCGACGACGAGGTCCGCTGGGTCCTCACCAAGGGCAAGCTGCCGACGGCCACCTGGATCGAGGTCGTCACGACGGCGCACGAGGTCGGAATCCGCTCGTCCTCGACGATGATGTACGGCCACGTCGACCAGCCCCGGCACTGGCTCGGCCATCTGCGCACCCTCGCCCGCCTCCAGCAACAGACCGGCGGTTTCACGGAGTTCGTGACCCTCCCCTTCATCCACACCAACGCGCCGGTGTACCTGGCCGGCATCTCCCGTCCCGGCCCGACCATGCGCGACAACCGGGCGGTGACGGCGATGGCCCGCCTCCTTCTCCACCCGCACATCCCCAACATCCAGACCAGCTGGGTCAAACTGGGCACGGAGGGTGCGGCGGAGATGCTCCGCTCGGGGGCGAACGACCTGGGCGGCACCCTGATGGAGGAGACGATCTCGCGGATGGCGGGCTCGTCGTACGGCTCCTACAAGTCCGTGAAGGACCTGATCGCCGTCGCGGACGCGGCGGGCCGCCCGGCACGGCCTCGTACGACGCTGTACGGCGAGGTGCCTCAGGAGCGTCAGCGCGCCGCGGCGGCCTCGGACGGCCACCTGCCGGAACTGCTGCCGGTGCTCGACTGA
- a CDS encoding DUF2165 domain-containing protein — protein sequence MTTPTSRISHATRVLPLAATLLTAMVALYMLLVAFGNITDFGTNQQFVRHVLAMDTTFKDDDLMWRAVTSKGLQDAAYVAIIVWETVAGLVLAAGTWFWARQDLIRARALSTYGLLMVMLLFGAGFIAIGGEWFAMWQSKSWNGLDAATRAFLFSGVVLIVDHLPVARDDDRA from the coding sequence ATGACCACCCCCACCTCACGTATCTCGCACGCCACGCGTGTGTTGCCTCTCGCCGCGACGCTGCTCACCGCGATGGTCGCGCTCTACATGCTTCTCGTCGCCTTCGGGAACATCACCGACTTCGGCACGAACCAGCAGTTCGTGCGGCATGTGCTGGCGATGGACACGACGTTCAAGGACGACGACCTGATGTGGCGGGCGGTGACGAGCAAGGGGCTGCAGGACGCCGCCTATGTCGCGATCATCGTGTGGGAGACCGTCGCCGGGCTGGTGCTGGCCGCCGGGACATGGTTCTGGGCGCGCCAGGACCTCATACGCGCCCGCGCCCTGTCCACGTACGGGCTGCTCATGGTCATGCTGCTGTTCGGCGCCGGGTTCATCGCCATCGGCGGGGAGTGGTTCGCGATGTGGCAGTCGAAGAGCTGGAACGGACTGGACGCGGCGACCCGGGCGTTCCTGTTCAGCGGGGTCGTCCTCATCGTCGACCACCTGCCCGTCGCGCGGGACGACGACCGGGCGTGA
- a CDS encoding ADP-ribosylglycohydrolase family protein, translated as MGATAGPVWGRAEQQDFRGRVRGTLLGAAIGDALGAPVDGLGIEEIRQAHGPEGVVDLAAAHGRRGAVTHLTQLTLFTVDGLIRAQVRRDTGAWHPPTDLHRAYLRWAATQRDWGPDLRRKDDGWLAREEWLYARREPTRTLLLGLGDEVMGTLDSPKSPGAAGPEVVPRSVPFGLLVGWEPQLVAQLAVECATQTHGHPTAYLSAGAYAVTVHALALGESLDGAVQRALALLAAWPGHEPVSEALQRALGAVRQGLPGPGRVEELAGEGTAEAVLSGAVYCALVAEDVRHGLRLAVNHGAPSAPTAAVAGGLLGALHGETALPPAWLAELEGRPTILELADDFAMEMTQGPALHTPVGASPGWLARYPRGS; from the coding sequence GTGGGTGCGACTGCCGGGCCCGTCTGGGGCCGTGCCGAACAGCAGGACTTCCGCGGCCGGGTGCGCGGCACGTTGCTGGGCGCCGCGATCGGGGACGCGCTCGGGGCGCCCGTCGACGGGCTGGGCATCGAGGAGATCCGGCAGGCGCACGGGCCCGAGGGCGTCGTGGACCTGGCTGCCGCCCACGGGCGGCGCGGCGCGGTCACTCATCTCACCCAGCTGACCCTGTTCACCGTGGACGGTCTGATCCGCGCCCAGGTCCGGCGCGACACCGGCGCCTGGCATCCGCCGACCGATCTGCACCGGGCGTATCTGCGCTGGGCCGCCACCCAGCGCGACTGGGGGCCCGATCTGCGGCGCAAGGACGACGGCTGGCTCGCCCGCGAGGAGTGGCTGTACGCCCGGCGTGAGCCGACCCGGACTTTGCTGCTCGGGCTCGGTGACGAGGTGATGGGGACGCTCGACTCGCCCAAGAGCCCCGGCGCGGCCGGACCCGAGGTCGTCCCCCGGTCGGTGCCCTTCGGGCTGCTGGTCGGCTGGGAGCCGCAACTCGTCGCGCAGCTCGCCGTCGAGTGCGCGACGCAGACCCACGGCCACCCGACGGCGTACCTGTCGGCGGGCGCGTACGCCGTCACCGTGCACGCGCTGGCCCTGGGCGAGAGTCTCGACGGCGCGGTGCAGCGGGCGCTCGCCCTGCTGGCCGCGTGGCCGGGCCACGAGCCGGTGTCGGAGGCGTTGCAGCGTGCGCTGGGCGCCGTACGGCAGGGGTTGCCGGGGCCGGGGAGAGTGGAGGAGCTCGCGGGGGAGGGGACGGCGGAAGCGGTGCTGTCGGGTGCCGTGTACTGCGCGCTCGTCGCGGAGGACGTCCGGCACGGGCTGCGGCTCGCCGTGAACCACGGCGCTCCCTCGGCGCCGACCGCCGCCGTCGCCGGCGGTCTGCTGGGGGCCCTGCACGGCGAGACGGCCCTCCCGCCGGCCTGGCTGGCCGAACTGGAGGGCCGTCCCACGATCCTGGAACTCGCCGACGACTTCGCCATGGAGATGACCCAGGGCCCGGCCCTGCACACCCCCGTCGGCGCGTCGCCGGGCTGGCTGGCCCGGTATCCCAGGGGGAGTTAG